The following coding sequences are from one Seonamhaeicola sp. ML3 window:
- a CDS encoding rhomboid family intramembrane serine protease, giving the protein MDENGHFKFSTGVIAYPVFFVLIIWSVLSFEVRFSVNFNEFGIYPRTFDGLRGVLLSPFIHNGIKHLYHNTVPVLVLTMAMFYFYRKIAWKVILLGIVISGFLTWCIGRPSYHIGASGLIYVLVSFTFFKGVFAKHYRLIALSLLVVFLYGSMVWYIVPIKEGVSWEGHLSGLVTGLIFALFFKKQIAKPKTFVWEQEDYNEDDDPFLKHFDKDGNFIETLDDDQEDLPSINYTYKENKK; this is encoded by the coding sequence ATGGATGAAAATGGTCATTTTAAATTTTCTACAGGAGTTATAGCCTATCCTGTCTTTTTTGTTTTAATAATATGGTCGGTGCTGTCTTTTGAGGTAAGGTTTAGTGTTAATTTCAATGAGTTTGGTATTTATCCTAGAACTTTTGACGGTCTTAGAGGAGTGCTTTTGAGTCCTTTCATACATAATGGGATTAAACATTTGTACCATAATACCGTACCGGTTTTAGTGCTTACTATGGCTATGTTTTATTTTTATCGTAAAATTGCCTGGAAAGTCATTCTTCTTGGTATAGTTATATCAGGTTTCTTAACTTGGTGTATTGGTCGACCTTCATATCATATTGGAGCTAGCGGACTCATTTATGTGCTAGTAAGTTTTACCTTTTTTAAAGGCGTTTTTGCAAAGCATTATCGCCTAATCGCTTTATCATTATTGGTGGTTTTTCTTTATGGAAGTATGGTTTGGTATATCGTTCCTATTAAAGAAGGGGTTTCCTGGGAAGGTCATTTGTCAGGTTTAGTCACGGGTTTGATTTTTGCACTGTTCTTTAAGAAACAAATTGCAAAACCTAAAACATTTGTTTGGGAGCAGGAAGATTATAATGAGGATGATGACCCCTTTTTAAAACATTTTGATAAAGACGGTAACTTTATTGAAACCCTCGATGATGATCAAGAAGACTTACCATCGATAAACTATACCTATAAAGAAAATAAGAAGTAG
- the rlmB gene encoding 23S rRNA (guanosine(2251)-2'-O)-methyltransferase RlmB: MKKQTQIFGIRAIIEAINSDKTIDKVFLQKGLKGELFTELETLLRKQDISTSYVPIEKLNRLTKKNHQGAVGQISPIAFYDLENLVLSVLESGKTPMFLLLDQLSDVRNFGAIIRTAECTGVSGIIIQKKGGAPVNGDTIKTSAGAVFKVPICKVDHIKDAVFYMQASGIKVIAATEKTNNNIYDISFKEPCAIIMGSEGKGINPSILKIVDEKAKLPLLGDIESLNVSVACGAFLYESVRQRLTINN; this comes from the coding sequence ATGAAAAAACAAACCCAAATATTCGGGATACGAGCCATAATAGAAGCCATTAATTCTGATAAAACCATAGATAAAGTATTTCTTCAAAAAGGGCTTAAAGGAGAACTTTTCACGGAATTAGAGACGCTTTTAAGAAAACAAGATATCAGTACCTCGTATGTGCCTATTGAAAAGCTGAACCGATTAACAAAAAAAAATCATCAAGGTGCAGTAGGTCAAATTTCACCAATAGCATTCTATGATTTAGAAAATTTAGTTTTGAGTGTTCTAGAATCTGGTAAAACACCCATGTTCTTACTTTTAGATCAATTAAGTGATGTTAGAAATTTTGGAGCTATTATAAGAACTGCAGAATGCACAGGAGTTTCCGGAATAATTATTCAAAAGAAAGGTGGCGCCCCTGTAAATGGAGACACTATAAAAACCAGTGCAGGTGCGGTTTTTAAAGTTCCCATTTGCAAAGTAGACCATATAAAAGATGCTGTTTTTTATATGCAGGCTTCTGGTATTAAGGTTATTGCTGCTACCGAAAAAACAAACAATAATATTTACGATATTTCTTTTAAGGAACCTTGTGCTATCATCATGGGATCTGAAGGAAAAGGTATAAATCCTTCCATTCTTAAAATTGTAGATGAAAAAGCTAAACTCCCTTTGTTAGGAGATATCGAATCTCTAAATGTATCTGTGGCCTGTGGTGCTTTTTTATATGAATCAGTAAGACAAAGATTGACTATTAACAATTGA
- a CDS encoding RagB/SusD family nutrient uptake outer membrane protein gives MKKFKYILLAILFTSIYGCEDNFLDTEAANSITREQLESTPAANEATLRAIYANLRSFGIGNPARVDVDYGQKGIMAITDMMGQDIVLNNFNWYIFLYNYNGRQQTSSRTNIVWNTYYTAIADANSVINGLRDRNDRTSEEDALLGQALAIKAFSLFNLVRVYSDTYIGNETSPGVPIPDRVDIVSGKGRGTVQDVYDVIIPDLELAVTLLDGYSRDTKQEIDKNVAMAFLANVYLETGNWQGAADNAAGARAGYSLMPGEQYAIDGWDDINNVEWMWGADIDNLTSTTFISFFSHFDSTAGGYGGVGFGFGFKMIDARLYDQIPDTDLRKAAWIDPVDGNPDFPAEEGYIGYANVKFIDQTFFEGDYSYMRAAEMWLVEAEAKARLGDPTAADVLFELVSNRDPGYVKSTNTGMDLVEEIYLQRRIELWGEGVSWFDLKRLKKPLDRSGPGSNHRSFGLVDIPVGGDFFKMQIPQGELNSNPNIGPNDQNP, from the coding sequence ATGAAAAAGTTTAAATATATTTTATTAGCTATCCTTTTCACCTCCATTTATGGTTGTGAGGATAACTTTCTTGACACTGAAGCAGCTAACTCTATAACGAGAGAACAGCTTGAGTCTACCCCTGCTGCAAATGAAGCAACACTCAGAGCGATTTATGCAAATTTACGTTCATTTGGTATTGGTAACCCTGCAAGAGTAGATGTAGATTATGGACAAAAGGGAATTATGGCCATTACAGATATGATGGGACAGGACATTGTTCTAAATAACTTCAACTGGTATATCTTCCTGTATAATTATAACGGAAGACAACAAACCAGTAGTAGGACCAACATTGTTTGGAACACTTATTACACAGCTATAGCTGACGCCAATAGCGTTATAAACGGTTTACGTGATAGAAACGACAGAACTTCTGAAGAAGACGCGCTTCTTGGACAAGCTTTAGCTATAAAAGCATTTTCTCTATTTAATTTAGTAAGAGTTTATTCAGACACATACATTGGAAACGAAACTTCTCCAGGTGTACCAATTCCTGATAGAGTAGACATTGTAAGTGGTAAAGGTAGAGGTACAGTTCAAGATGTCTATGATGTTATCATACCCGATTTAGAACTTGCTGTAACGCTATTAGATGGTTATTCTAGAGACACCAAACAGGAAATCGATAAGAATGTAGCCATGGCCTTTTTAGCGAATGTATATCTTGAAACAGGTAACTGGCAAGGCGCTGCCGATAATGCTGCGGGTGCTAGGGCAGGATATTCCTTAATGCCAGGTGAACAATATGCTATCGATGGTTGGGATGACATTAATAACGTAGAATGGATGTGGGGTGCCGATATAGACAACCTAACCTCAACCACATTTATATCATTCTTTTCGCATTTTGATAGCACTGCTGGTGGTTACGGTGGTGTTGGATTCGGTTTTGGTTTCAAAATGATTGACGCCAGACTTTACGACCAAATACCAGATACAGACTTAAGAAAAGCGGCATGGATAGACCCTGTAGATGGTAATCCAGATTTCCCAGCTGAAGAAGGTTACATAGGTTATGCCAACGTTAAGTTTATAGACCAAACGTTTTTTGAAGGCGATTACTCTTATATGAGAGCTGCAGAGATGTGGTTGGTTGAAGCTGAGGCCAAAGCTAGATTGGGAGATCCTACTGCCGCGGATGTACTATTCGAATTGGTAAGTAACAGAGACCCTGGCTATGTAAAATCTACAAATACTGGAATGGATTTAGTAGAAGAAATCTATTTACAAAGAAGAATAGAACTTTGGGGTGAAGGTGTTTCATGGTTTGACTTGAAAAGACTTAAGAAACCTTTAGACAGATCTGGACCTGGTTCTAACCATAGAAGCTTTGGTTTAGTTGACATACCTGTGGGTGGCGACTTCTTTAAAATGCAAATCCCTCAAGGGGAGTTGAACTCAAACCCTAATATAGGGCCTAATGACCAAAACCCTTAA
- a CDS encoding TonB-dependent receptor gives MKTKFSGILTLILAFVVQLSFAQEKTVSGTVLDESGLPLPGTTVVVKGTSTGTSSDFDGNYSIKVNQGGILVFSFVGYTSQEVTVGSSNTINVTMVEDAATLEEVVVVAYGTQKKEEITGSVTTLKTEKLADIPTPSVVQGLVGQVSGVQIINQSGAPGADPTVRFRGIGSINSSSAPLYVVDGVVFNGNLNAINPQDIESMTFLKDASANALYGSRGANGVVIITTKKGASEKLEVTFDTKVGFNDRAVPEYDIISSSGRYYEAVFDRTRLNLINNGQSPAAAAQAAAANIVTNPAFPLGYNSYDVPEGQIIDPATGRINPSANLLYQDSWIDESYISGIRQENYLSLRFRNEKLSTFLSLGHLDDEGIIVNSGFERITARMNSDFTPTEWLKINAGLNYSNTIADNPLGGFTSGNVSNIAGWARGTAPIYPVYGRDANGNLVLDSNGNRIFDFGLGTGGSVGTRPSFKSLSNPVGTAQLDVNDNVSDNLSARFSISAKFLKDFEFTYNMSADLTLANISRYATPQGGDAFNANGRITTRSNRGLTVAHQQLLNWNKDFGNHSFSVLLGHESNDYNFRLLAGQVTETVIDGLAVVNNGANIQFLTGYQKDYNVEGYFSRLTYDFSDKYFLNASFRRDGSSVFSPDNRWGNFYGLGGAWSVHKENFFNVPWVNSLRLKASYGQQGNDAILYEDNRTIVGDADNRNYFAYTDQFDIINAGGNLPGTAFFQLGNADLVWETSTNINAGLEFTILDNRLSVNAEYFVRAVEDLLFFEPLAQSDGVGTKPANVGDMENKGIEIELSGDIVRSEDFQWSLSINGTHYKNEITKLPDEFIDDGLFRLQEGRSRYDYFMREWAGVDPSNGDGLWFTDVLDTEGNVTSREITNNRNGASENFVGKSAIPDVYGGFNTSLTYKNFSLGVAFAYQIGGYGYDGVYQNLISTTSAGDNFHNDVFNSWTPENRFALIPRLDINDVNQAGTSSFFLVDASYLNLQNVTLSYNFDNKLMDKLGVTSLKIYATGNNLHLWSKARQGYDPRLSITGNAINEFGLARTTSLGITINF, from the coding sequence ATGAAAACAAAGTTTAGTGGAATTTTAACGCTAATACTAGCGTTTGTTGTGCAACTATCTTTTGCACAAGAAAAGACGGTTTCAGGTACTGTTCTAGACGAATCAGGTCTTCCGTTACCAGGAACAACAGTCGTAGTGAAAGGCACCTCAACCGGTACATCTTCAGATTTTGACGGTAATTATTCAATAAAAGTAAATCAAGGAGGAATTCTTGTGTTTAGTTTTGTTGGTTACACATCTCAAGAAGTAACGGTAGGCTCTTCAAACACAATTAATGTAACCATGGTTGAAGATGCTGCAACCTTAGAAGAAGTGGTGGTAGTTGCCTATGGTACTCAGAAAAAAGAAGAAATCACCGGTTCGGTTACTACTCTAAAAACAGAGAAATTAGCCGACATCCCAACACCCTCAGTAGTTCAGGGTCTTGTTGGTCAGGTATCTGGTGTTCAAATTATCAATCAATCTGGAGCTCCAGGAGCCGACCCAACCGTAAGGTTTAGAGGTATTGGTTCTATTAACTCCTCTAGTGCTCCGCTATATGTTGTAGACGGTGTGGTGTTTAATGGAAACTTAAACGCTATCAACCCTCAGGATATTGAGTCCATGACATTCTTGAAAGATGCTTCTGCTAATGCACTTTACGGTAGTAGAGGTGCAAATGGTGTAGTTATCATTACTACTAAAAAAGGAGCTTCTGAAAAACTTGAGGTTACTTTTGATACAAAAGTTGGTTTCAATGACAGAGCAGTTCCTGAATATGATATCATTTCATCCTCAGGAAGATATTACGAGGCTGTTTTTGACAGAACCAGACTTAATTTAATCAACAATGGTCAGTCACCAGCAGCTGCCGCTCAAGCAGCAGCAGCAAATATTGTTACAAATCCAGCTTTCCCTCTTGGTTACAATAGTTATGATGTTCCTGAAGGGCAAATCATAGACCCAGCTACAGGGAGAATCAATCCAAGCGCAAACTTATTGTACCAAGATAGTTGGATAGACGAATCTTATATCTCAGGAATAAGGCAAGAGAATTATTTAAGCCTACGTTTCAGAAACGAAAAATTAAGTACGTTCCTTTCTTTAGGTCACTTAGATGATGAAGGTATCATAGTTAATTCCGGGTTCGAAAGAATTACCGCAAGAATGAATTCAGACTTCACACCTACAGAATGGCTAAAGATAAACGCTGGTTTAAATTACTCGAACACAATTGCAGATAACCCGCTGGGTGGTTTTACCTCAGGTAACGTAAGTAATATTGCAGGATGGGCGCGTGGTACTGCTCCTATTTACCCTGTTTATGGACGGGATGCAAACGGTAATTTAGTACTTGATAGCAACGGTAATAGAATTTTTGATTTTGGTTTAGGAACTGGTGGTTCTGTAGGAACCAGACCAAGTTTTAAATCTCTTTCTAACCCAGTTGGTACTGCACAATTAGATGTTAATGACAATGTCTCTGATAACCTTTCGGCTAGATTTAGTATATCGGCTAAATTCCTTAAGGACTTTGAATTTACATATAATATGTCTGCCGATTTAACTTTAGCTAACATCTCGAGATATGCTACTCCTCAAGGAGGTGACGCTTTTAACGCGAACGGTAGAATTACAACACGTTCTAATAGAGGTTTAACAGTAGCACATCAACAGCTTTTAAACTGGAATAAAGACTTTGGCAACCATAGTTTCTCCGTGTTACTAGGGCATGAAAGTAACGATTACAACTTTAGATTATTAGCTGGACAGGTTACTGAAACTGTTATTGATGGACTTGCAGTAGTAAATAATGGTGCTAATATTCAGTTTTTGACTGGATACCAAAAAGATTACAATGTAGAAGGTTACTTTTCTAGACTGACTTATGATTTCTCAGATAAGTATTTCTTAAATGCAAGTTTCAGACGAGATGGGTCATCGGTGTTTAGTCCAGATAACAGATGGGGTAATTTCTATGGTCTTGGTGGTGCATGGTCTGTACACAAGGAAAATTTCTTTAATGTGCCTTGGGTAAATAGTCTTAGACTTAAGGCCAGTTACGGTCAACAAGGTAATGATGCCATTCTCTACGAAGATAACAGGACTATTGTTGGTGATGCCGATAATAGAAACTATTTTGCCTACACTGATCAATTTGACATCATTAACGCAGGAGGCAACCTTCCAGGAACAGCATTCTTCCAATTGGGTAATGCCGATTTAGTTTGGGAAACTTCCACAAATATTAATGCCGGATTAGAATTTACAATACTAGACAATAGATTATCTGTAAATGCAGAATACTTTGTAAGAGCGGTTGAAGACTTATTATTCTTCGAACCACTGGCACAAAGTGATGGGGTTGGTACTAAACCTGCTAATGTTGGAGATATGGAGAACAAGGGTATTGAAATTGAACTTTCTGGAGATATTGTAAGAAGCGAAGATTTTCAGTGGTCCCTATCTATTAACGGTACACATTATAAAAACGAAATCACTAAACTTCCAGATGAATTTATTGACGATGGCTTGTTTAGACTTCAAGAAGGCCGTTCACGATACGATTATTTTATGAGAGAATGGGCTGGTGTTGATCCAAGTAATGGTGACGGCTTATGGTTCACTGATGTTCTAGACACAGAAGGTAATGTAACCAGCAGGGAAATAACAAATAACCGTAATGGTGCTTCTGAAAACTTTGTTGGAAAATCGGCAATCCCTGATGTTTATGGTGGTTTCAATACGAGCCTTACCTATAAAAATTTCTCATTAGGCGTAGCATTTGCTTATCAAATTGGTGGATATGGTTATGACGGGGTTTATCAAAATCTTATAAGTACAACCTCTGCCGGAGACAACTTCCATAATGATGTATTCAACTCTTGGACTCCAGAAAACAGGTTTGCACTAATTCCAAGATTAGATATTAACGACGTGAATCAAGCCGGAACATCTTCGTTCTTTCTAGTGGATGCATCGTATTTGAACCTTCAAAATGTGACCTTATCGTACAATTTTGACAACAAGCTTATGGATAAACTGGGTGTTACAAGCCTTAAAATCTATGCGACCGGAAACAACCTACACTTGTGGTCTAAAGCTAGACAAGGTTACGACCCAAGGTTGAGTATTACTGGTAACGCCATTAACGAGTTTGGACTTGCCAGAACTACATCTCTTGGAATAACAATTAATTTCTAA
- a CDS encoding POTRA domain-containing protein has translation MNTPQAFILMMFVFFFPEVFCQNLKLKIDGSTPSETLIIDSLNYSKYHKDYISLESEIDSTQKQLYKLGFIENELSGINKISDSLFHANFNLKTRFNNLLIYYDESVIQKTTLELVSNKVYDDYFEIKLSETENVLGFLNESTSAKGFPFSKLKLSEIEIDDTGILTAQLKIETSQEKRIINDIKIKGYNKFPEAFLKHYLKIKRSQTFDLADIKNKTQQLQNLRFTSEVKPPEVLFSKDSTTLYLYLKKEQNNSFDGFLGFGTNEETSRIQFDGYINLKLTNNLNFGESFKILYKSDENDQETFLVDLSMPYMFKSPIGLDLSMNLFRKDSTFTTINQSAKLNYQINARHKISSGILFEESNNLLSTNALISIQDYRKNFVSFSYEYTNVKKANLLFPIHSNVYLETNFGNRKESSNTSKQTVLRADLFKIFNLNHKNSLYIRGNGAIIDSDLHFENELLRFGGINSIRGFEENSLFASLYGLINTEYRFQLNNSIYLHSVIDAAYFENKTQNLNQKLFSYGFGFGILTKSGLFKLNYANGKRENEQFKLSNSKVHISLTTIF, from the coding sequence ATGAACACTCCTCAAGCTTTCATCCTCATGATGTTTGTATTTTTTTTCCCGGAGGTTTTTTGTCAAAATTTAAAGCTAAAAATCGACGGCAGCACACCTTCTGAAACCCTCATAATTGATTCTCTCAATTATTCAAAATACCACAAAGACTACATTTCTTTAGAATCTGAAATCGACTCAACCCAAAAACAACTTTACAAACTAGGGTTTATAGAAAATGAGCTATCAGGCATCAACAAGATTAGCGATTCGCTTTTCCATGCAAATTTCAACTTAAAGACTAGGTTCAATAATCTGTTGATTTATTACGATGAATCTGTAATCCAAAAAACAACTCTTGAACTCGTTTCAAATAAAGTTTACGACGACTACTTTGAAATAAAACTATCAGAAACTGAAAACGTCCTCGGTTTTCTGAATGAGAGTACCTCTGCAAAAGGCTTCCCTTTCTCAAAACTAAAACTCTCTGAAATAGAGATTGATGATACGGGTATTTTGACAGCCCAATTGAAAATTGAAACAAGTCAAGAAAAAAGAATTATCAATGACATTAAAATTAAAGGCTACAACAAATTCCCAGAAGCTTTTCTAAAGCACTACTTGAAAATAAAGCGCTCTCAGACTTTTGACTTAGCCGACATTAAAAACAAAACTCAACAGCTACAAAATTTAAGATTTACTTCCGAAGTTAAACCTCCAGAAGTTTTATTCTCTAAAGATTCCACCACATTATATCTATACCTTAAAAAAGAACAAAATAATTCTTTCGATGGTTTTTTAGGGTTTGGCACTAACGAAGAGACCAGCAGAATTCAATTTGATGGATACATAAACCTAAAACTGACCAACAACTTAAATTTTGGCGAATCTTTCAAGATACTTTATAAGAGCGATGAAAACGACCAAGAAACATTTCTGGTTGACCTAAGCATGCCCTACATGTTCAAATCCCCTATTGGATTAGACCTGTCTATGAATCTGTTTAGGAAAGACTCGACATTTACTACAATAAACCAATCGGCCAAGCTCAATTATCAAATCAACGCTCGTCATAAAATCAGTTCTGGGATTCTTTTTGAAGAATCGAACAACCTATTGAGCACAAACGCATTGATTTCTATACAAGATTACAGAAAGAACTTTGTATCGTTTAGCTATGAGTATACAAACGTGAAAAAAGCAAACCTCCTATTCCCCATACATTCTAACGTTTATTTGGAAACAAATTTCGGCAACAGGAAAGAATCATCTAATACCTCAAAACAAACCGTTCTACGCGCAGATCTTTTTAAAATATTCAACCTAAACCACAAAAACAGCTTATACATTAGAGGTAATGGAGCTATTATTGATTCAGATTTACACTTTGAAAATGAGTTGCTACGCTTTGGCGGGATAAACTCTATAAGAGGTTTCGAAGAAAACAGCCTATTTGCCTCACTTTACGGACTGATAAATACAGAATACAGATTTCAACTAAACAACTCCATTTACTTACACTCTGTAATTGACGCTGCTTATTTTGAAAACAAAACCCAAAACCTAAACCAAAAGCTATTTAGTTATGGGTTCGGTTTTGGCATCCTTACCAAATCTGGCCTATTCAAACTGAACTATGCCAATGGAAAACGAGAAAACGAACAGTTCAAATTATCGAACTCTAAAGTCCATATTAGCTTAACTACAATTTTTTAA
- the rpsL gene encoding 30S ribosomal protein S12 has product MPTISQLVRTGRAKITKKSKSAALDSCPQRRGVCTRVYTTTPKKPNSAMRKVARVRLTNGNEVNAYIGGEGHNLQEHSIVLVRGGRVKDLPGVRYHVVRGALDTAGVAGRTQRRSKYGAKRPKK; this is encoded by the coding sequence ATGCCAACAATTTCGCAATTAGTAAGAACAGGAAGAGCCAAAATAACCAAGAAGAGTAAATCGGCTGCTTTAGATTCTTGTCCACAAAGACGTGGTGTATGTACTCGTGTTTATACAACGACACCTAAGAAGCCTAACTCGGCAATGAGAAAGGTGGCAAGGGTTCGTTTAACAAACGGAAACGAGGTTAATGCATACATCGGTGGTGAAGGACATAATCTTCAAGAGCACTCGATAGTATTGGTTAGAGGTGGAAGGGTAAAAGATTTGCCAGGTGTTAGATATCACGTTGTTCGTGGGGCTTTAGATACAGCAGGTGTTGCTGGAAGAACCCAACGTAGGTCTAAGTACGGTGCTAAACGCCCTAAAAAGTAA
- the rpsG gene encoding 30S ribosomal protein S7 produces the protein MRKRAAKKRPLLPDPRFNDQLVTRFVNNLMWDGKKSVAFKVFYDAIDIVDAKKTDEEKTALELWKDALGNVMPHVEVRSRRVGGATFQIPMQIRPDRKISTAMKWLIGYARKRNEKSMAQKLASEILAAAKEEGAAVKKRVDTHKMAEANKAFSHFRF, from the coding sequence ATGAGAAAAAGAGCAGCGAAAAAAAGACCGCTTTTACCAGACCCAAGGTTTAACGACCAATTGGTAACACGTTTTGTGAACAACCTAATGTGGGACGGTAAAAAGTCAGTAGCGTTCAAAGTATTCTACGATGCAATTGATATTGTAGATGCGAAAAAAACAGATGAAGAGAAAACAGCTTTGGAGTTGTGGAAAGATGCCTTAGGAAATGTGATGCCTCACGTAGAAGTACGTAGTCGTCGTGTAGGTGGTGCTACATTCCAAATTCCAATGCAAATCCGTCCAGACCGTAAAATTTCAACAGCTATGAAGTGGTTGATTGGTTATGCTAGAAAGCGTAATGAGAAATCAATGGCTCAAAAATTAGCTTCAGAAATTTTAGCAGCAGCTAAAGAAGAAGGTGCGGCTGTTAAGAAAAGAGTTGATACTCACAAAATGGCAGAAGCAAACAAAGCATTCTCTCACTTTAGATTCTAA
- the fusA gene encoding elongation factor G → MARDLKFTRNIGIAAHIDAGKTTTTERILYYTGVSHKIGEVHDGAATMDWMEQEQERGITITSAATTCTWNFPTENGNPTPDTKGYHFNIIDTPGHVDFTVEVNRSLRVLDGLVFLFSAVDGVEPQSETNWRLADNYKVPRIGFVNKMDRQGSNFLAVCQQVKDMLKSNAVPIVLNIGDEADFKGIIDLVKNRAIVWHDETQGATFDIIDIPEDMKEEARKYRALLIEEVATYDENLLEKFMEDEDSITEEEVHAALRAAVMDMAIIPMICGSAFKNKGVQFLLDAVCRYLPSPTDKEGIVGTNPDTGEDILRKPDVKEPFAALAFKIATDPFVGRLAFFRAYSGRLDAGSYVLNNRSGKKERISRIYQMHANKQNAIEFIEAGDIGAAVGFKSIKTGDTLSDEKAPIVLESMDFPDPVIGIAVEPKTKADVDKLGVGLAKLAEEDPTFTVRSDEASGQTIISGMGELHLDVIVDRLKREFKVEVNQGQPQVEYKEAITMRAEHREVYKKQSGGRGKFADIVFTLEPAEEGKQGLEFISEIKGGNVPKEFVPSVEKGFKMAMVNGPLAGYEVDAMKVTLTDGSYHDVDSDQLSFELAAKLGFKAAAKAAKAVIMEPIMKLEVLTPEENMGDIVGDLNRRRGQVNDMSDRAGSKVVKANVPLSEMFGYVTALRTLSSGRATSTMEFSHYAETPSNISEEVIKAAKGVEA, encoded by the coding sequence ATGGCAAGAGATTTAAAATTTACTAGAAATATAGGTATTGCTGCGCATATTGATGCGGGTAAAACTACCACCACAGAGCGTATTCTTTATTATACAGGTGTGTCGCATAAAATAGGTGAAGTGCATGATGGTGCTGCAACTATGGACTGGATGGAGCAAGAGCAAGAAAGAGGTATTACAATTACTTCTGCTGCTACAACTTGTACATGGAACTTTCCAACTGAAAATGGAAACCCAACGCCAGATACTAAAGGATATCACTTTAATATAATTGATACTCCGGGTCACGTAGATTTTACGGTTGAGGTTAACCGTTCTTTACGTGTGTTAGATGGATTAGTGTTCTTATTCTCTGCAGTAGATGGAGTTGAGCCACAATCTGAAACCAACTGGAGATTAGCTGATAACTACAAAGTGCCTAGAATTGGTTTCGTTAACAAAATGGACCGTCAAGGGTCAAACTTTTTAGCGGTTTGTCAGCAGGTAAAAGATATGTTAAAATCTAACGCAGTGCCAATCGTATTAAACATTGGTGATGAGGCAGATTTTAAAGGAATTATAGACCTTGTAAAGAACAGAGCTATTGTATGGCACGATGAAACGCAAGGCGCTACTTTCGATATTATCGATATTCCTGAAGATATGAAAGAAGAGGCTCGTAAGTACCGTGCACTTTTAATTGAAGAAGTTGCTACTTACGATGAGAACCTTTTAGAAAAATTCATGGAAGATGAAGATTCTATTACAGAAGAAGAAGTGCATGCTGCACTAAGAGCTGCTGTAATGGATATGGCTATCATTCCAATGATTTGTGGTTCTGCTTTTAAAAATAAAGGTGTACAGTTCTTATTAGACGCTGTATGTCGTTACTTACCTTCTCCAACCGATAAAGAAGGTATCGTAGGTACTAATCCAGATACTGGTGAGGATATCTTACGTAAACCAGATGTAAAAGAGCCGTTTGCTGCTTTAGCATTTAAGATTGCAACTGACCCTTTCGTTGGTCGTTTAGCATTCTTTAGAGCTTATTCTGGTCGTTTAGATGCAGGTTCTTACGTATTGAATAACCGATCTGGTAAAAAAGAGCGTATCTCTCGTATTTACCAAATGCATGCTAACAAACAAAATGCAATTGAATTTATTGAAGCTGGTGATATTGGAGCTGCTGTAGGATTTAAATCTATTAAAACAGGAGATACCTTATCTGATGAAAAAGCACCAATTGTATTAGAATCAATGGATTTCCCAGATCCAGTAATTGGTATTGCCGTTGAGCCTAAAACAAAAGCTGACGTTGATAAGTTAGGTGTAGGTTTAGCTAAGTTAGCTGAAGAGGATCCAACGTTTACTGTACGTTCAGATGAGGCTTCTGGTCAAACTATTATTTCTGGTATGGGTGAGCTTCACTTAGATGTAATTGTTGATCGTCTTAAGCGTGAGTTTAAGGTAGAGGTTAACCAGGGTCAACCACAAGTAGAGTACAAAGAGGCTATTACTATGCGTGCTGAGCACAGAGAGGTTTACAAGAAACAGTCTGGTGGTCGTGGTAAATTCGCAGATATCGTATTTACTTTAGAGCCAGCTGAAGAAGGTAAGCAAGGACTTGAATTCATTTCTGAGATTAAAGGTGGTAACGTTCCTAAGGAATTTGTTCCTTCTGTTGAGAAAGGATTCAAAATGGCTATGGTTAATGGTCCATTAGCAGGATACGAAGTAGATGCTATGAAAGTTACTTTAACTGATGGTTCTTACCACGATGTAGATTCTGATCAGTTATCGTTCGAGTTAGCTGCTAAGTTAGGATTTAAGGCTGCTGCCAAAGCTGCTAAAGCTGTAATCATGGAGCCAATCATGAAGTTGGAAGTACTTACTCCAGAAGAAAACATGGGTGATATAGTAGGTGACTTAAACCGTCGTCGTGGTCAAGTTAATGACATGAGCGATAGAGCGGGGTCTAAAGTTGTTAAGGCAAACGTACCATTATCAGAAATGTTTGGTTATGTAACTGCGTTACGTACGTTATCATCTGGTAGAGCAACATCTACAATGGAATTTTCACATTATGCTGAAACGCCTTCAAATATATCTGAAGAAGTGATTAAGGCAGCTAAAGGAGTTGAAGCTTAA